Below is a window of Allomuricauda ruestringensis DSM 13258 DNA.
AGACCCCTGTCTTACCAATGCGAATTATTCCTGAAAGAATTACCGTTTCAAAGGGACGCAAGTAGGACAGAATTCGTATGGTATTTATAGAAGTTGGGTTTAACTCGGCCAATTTGGGCGACTGTTTTAGTACTTCCTGAATGGTGAAATCATTAGAATACTCTAAGAAAATGGAATTAACAAGTTCCCCCCTGTCTTTTGAGATACTCAAATCTATTTTTTTCACACCGTCACCGCCATAAGTTGCCATTGAAGGTTTGATTACAAATTCATCAAGTTGTGCGCAATATTTCATGGCGTTTTCTTTCGATGCGGGCTCACCATTGATATAATAAAAGCCATTACAATTTTTAACCCATGTTTTTGGAGTTATTTCCGGTTTTAAGAATTTTTCTATTGAGTTTTTGTCCTCCCAAGCCCGATATAGGCCAGTTTTATTCAAAGCAGGCTCTATATAGCAGTAAAAGAGTGATTCAGGAATGAAATCTATACATGTTTTGGAGTACAGATTGCCAAAAAATCTATGCCATTTAACAGAAATATTCTTAAAGCCATATTGTGCGTACCTGGTTTTAATTTCTTTTTTGGTTTTATTATCCAAATATGGTGGTTTGGTATCTCTAATAAGCTTAAGGATTTTCTTGTTATAACCATATTGGAGCCGTTTAACCCTCAAATAGGAATTGAATTTATGATAAAACCTTTCAGTGAAATTCATGGATATGATTTAAGTGAAAATTGAAATGTTATTAGGGTTGGTTACAAATAAAATGAGGGTTTACGAAATA
It encodes the following:
- a CDS encoding sugar-transfer associated ATP-grasp domain-containing protein, with the translated sequence MNFTERFYHKFNSYLRVKRLQYGYNKKILKLIRDTKPPYLDNKTKKEIKTRYAQYGFKNISVKWHRFFGNLYSKTCIDFIPESLFYCYIEPALNKTGLYRAWEDKNSIEKFLKPEITPKTWVKNCNGFYYINGEPASKENAMKYCAQLDEFVIKPSMATYGGDGVKKIDLSISKDRGELVNSIFLEYSNDFTIQEVLKQSPKLAELNPTSINTIRILSYLRPFETVILSGIIRIGKTGVFTDNFTLGGVVCGINENGDLKRFGIDKYGKKSIQSETEIVFEGFTIPEYNKIIETVKSLHTKLPYFKIVSWDIMVNENSEVKIIEYNTFGQGINGHQITNGPLFGDYFDEILKLSKK